The segment CACAAGAAAGACCATCCAGACTACAAGTACCAGCCCCGGCGTCGAAAGAATGTGAAACCGGGCCAGAGTGACTCGGATTCAGGAGCAGAACTGGCACACCACATGTACAAGGCTGAACCTGGGATGGGAGGACTGGCAGGGATAACTGACGGTCATCACCACCCTGAACATGCAGGTATTTATCAAATAACATGATGACTGTTGcatcaaaggattttaaaagttTTCAGATGCTGTGAACAGATTGAGCAATTTGTTTTTGGGTGTTAAATTctcatgctttattttttatattgtcTTCTCCAGGGCAGCCTCATGGTCCCCCGACACCACCCACTACCCCCAAAACAGACCTGCACCATGGGGTGAAGCAGGATCTGAAACATGAAGGCCGTCGTCTGATCGACAGCAGCAGGCAGAACATTGACTTCAGCAACGTCGACATCTCTGAGCTCAGCACTGATGTCATCAGCAACATGGAGACTTTCGACGTGCACGAGTTCGACCAGTACCTCCCGCTCAACGGCCACGCCTCAAGCTCCTCCACCCTGCCTTCAGACCACAGCCATGGGCCCCTGCACCTGGTGGCTCTTATGCTTCTTCATACAGCCATGCAGGCACAAATGGGTCAGTGTGGAGCCGCAAGAGCACCATCTCTTCTTCTCAATCTGCTGGAGATGGGGGCCAACACCGGCTTCACATTAAAACGGAGCAACTGAGCCCGAGCCACTACAGTGAGCACTCCCACAGGTCCCCCCACATTCTGATTACGGCTCCTACAGCAGTCAGGCCTGTGTTACCTCTGCCGCTtcagcctcctcctctttctccagtTCGCAGTGTGACTATACTGACATCCAGAGCTCCAACTATTACAACCCATATTCTGGCTACCCCTCTAGCCTCTACCAGTATCCCTACTTCCACTCATCCAGGCGGCCCTACGGCAGCCCCATCCTCAACAGCCTGTCCATGGCTCCTGCCCACAGCCCCACAGCCTCCAGCTGGGACCAGCCCGTCTACACCACGCTGTCACGACCATAAGAGGACAAAAACAGTGAACTCGCACCAGAGACTCATTCAGATCGATGCACTATTAATGAAGGAAGTTAAGGAGCAGGTGGAGAAATGTGTGAGACCGTTGAacgtcaaaaaaacaaaaaaaagtgcctGCTGATTTTATACAAAGTTATATCCTTGCGATAAAAAACACTTgtcaaacattttacacaaagacaaattgtgtttttgttggtgaGCCAAACTCCTCCATGAGGAAATGTCACCTACGCCTACATCCTGTACATCCCTCGTCTTACCAGTTTAAGTGCACGTGTGTGCGCACACTTGAGGTAAATGTAAAAGGCCTGCTTCTGAGTCGTTGTGTAGGAGAGAAACGTTTTGGCTCAAGCT is part of the Notolabrus celidotus isolate fNotCel1 chromosome 20, fNotCel1.pri, whole genome shotgun sequence genome and harbors:
- the sox8a gene encoding LOW QUALITY PROTEIN: transcription factor SOX-8a (The sequence of the model RefSeq protein was modified relative to this genomic sequence to represent the inferred CDS: inserted 1 base in 1 codon; deleted 2 bases in 1 codon); this translates as MLKMTEEHDKCVSDQPCSPSGTNSSMSQDESDSDAPSSPTGSDGQGSLLAGLGKKLDSEDDDRFPACIRDAVSQVLKGYDWSLVPMPVRGNGSLKNKPHVKRPMNAFMVWAQAARRKLADQYPHLHNAELSKTLGKLWRLLSESEKRPFVEEAERLRVQHKKDHPDYKYQPRRRKNVKPGQSDSDSGAELAHHMYKAEPGMGGLAGITDGHHHPEHAGQPHGPPTPPTTPKTDLHHGVKQDLKHEGRRLIDSSRQNIDFSNVDISELSTDVISNMETFDVHEFDQYLPLNGHASSSSTLPSDHSHGPXAPGGSYASSYSHAGTNGSVWSRKSTISSSQSAGDGGQHRLHIKTEQLSPSHYSEHSQVPPHSDYGSYSSQACVTSAASASSSFSSSQCDYTDIQSSNYYNPYSGYPSSLYQYPYFHSSRRPYGSPILNSLSMAPAHSPTASSWDQPVYTTLSRP